One window of the Rhizorhabdus dicambivorans genome contains the following:
- the cofE gene encoding coenzyme F420-0:L-glutamate ligase, with protein MTDQPAALTLLALSGVPMIEQGSDLASVILDAVVGSGQMLADGDVVVLAQKIVSKAEGRLIDLATVAASAQAADIAKKVDKDPRLVELILSEAKEVMRVRPGVLIVRHRLGLVLANAGIDQSNIEHDGRTMALMLPIDPDASAQAIRAALKERTGADVAVLIIDSLGRAWRTGTTGTAIGVAGMPGLLDLRGREDLHGRRLETSELGLADEVAAAASLVMGQADEGRPIVLVRGIGYARRDGSAAELIRPRHMDLFA; from the coding sequence ATGACCGATCAGCCCGCCGCCCTGACCCTGCTTGCCCTGAGCGGCGTGCCCATGATCGAACAGGGCTCCGATCTCGCCTCGGTAATACTTGATGCGGTCGTCGGCTCGGGCCAGATGCTCGCCGATGGCGACGTGGTCGTGCTCGCGCAGAAGATCGTTTCCAAGGCCGAGGGGCGGTTGATCGATCTCGCCACCGTCGCGGCGTCGGCCCAGGCCGCTGACATAGCCAAGAAGGTCGACAAGGATCCGCGCCTCGTGGAACTGATCCTGTCCGAAGCCAAGGAGGTGATGCGGGTACGCCCCGGTGTGCTGATCGTGCGCCATCGCCTGGGCCTCGTCCTGGCCAATGCCGGTATCGACCAGTCCAATATCGAGCATGACGGGCGCACCATGGCGCTGATGCTGCCGATCGATCCGGATGCCAGTGCGCAGGCCATCCGGGCCGCGCTGAAGGAGCGGACCGGCGCCGACGTGGCCGTGCTGATCATTGACAGCCTGGGCCGCGCCTGGCGCACCGGCACCACCGGCACCGCGATCGGCGTCGCGGGCATGCCCGGCCTGCTCGACCTGCGCGGGCGCGAAGATCTGCACGGCCGCCGGCTGGAGACCAGCGAGTTGGGGCTAGCCGACGAAGTCGCCGCTGCCGCCTCGCTGGTGATGGGCCAGGCAGACGAGGGGCGCCCGATCGTCCTTGTCCGGGGCATCGGCTATGCGCGCCGCGACGGCAGCGCCGCTGAACTGATCCGGCCGCGTCACATGGACCTGTTCGCGTGA
- the cofD gene encoding 2-phospho-L-lactate transferase: MILALAGGVGGARLARGLAAVLPPEKLSIIVNTGDDFEHLGFLVCPDLDTVCYTLAGVNNLAQGWGLAGESWAFMDAIGKLGGETWFNLGDRDLATHATRRAMLGSNSLSAITAHIAGKLGIAHPIAPMSDDPVRSIVDTDEGELAFQHYFVRRRAEPRFRSIRFDGAEAARPSPALLASLEDPALEAVILCPSNPVLSIAPILALPEVRARLEALGAPIVAVSPFIGGQAIKGPAAKIMAEIGIATTPAGLAGYYGGLLDGIVIDRADAGSEAGSAALHATDTLMRNSDDQKRLASETLAFARSLR, translated from the coding sequence GTGATCCTGGCATTGGCCGGCGGGGTCGGCGGCGCCCGGCTTGCGCGCGGGCTGGCGGCGGTGCTGCCGCCTGAAAAGCTCAGCATCATCGTCAATACCGGAGACGATTTCGAACATCTCGGCTTCCTGGTCTGCCCCGATCTAGACACGGTCTGCTACACGCTGGCGGGCGTGAACAATCTCGCCCAGGGCTGGGGCCTCGCGGGCGAGAGCTGGGCGTTTATGGACGCGATCGGCAAGCTCGGCGGGGAGACCTGGTTCAACCTGGGGGACCGCGATCTCGCCACCCATGCCACCCGCCGCGCGATGCTGGGCAGCAACAGCCTGTCCGCAATCACCGCCCATATCGCCGGAAAACTGGGCATAGCCCATCCGATCGCGCCGATGAGCGACGATCCCGTGCGCTCGATCGTCGATACCGACGAGGGCGAGCTGGCGTTCCAGCATTATTTCGTCCGTCGCCGCGCGGAGCCGCGCTTCCGGTCGATCCGCTTCGACGGGGCCGAGGCCGCCCGCCCTTCGCCCGCGCTGCTCGCCTCGCTCGAAGATCCCGCGCTGGAGGCGGTTATCCTCTGCCCGTCCAACCCGGTGCTCAGCATCGCCCCGATCCTGGCGCTGCCGGAGGTGCGAGCGCGGCTGGAGGCGCTGGGCGCACCGATCGTCGCGGTCTCGCCGTTCATCGGCGGCCAGGCGATCAAGGGGCCGGCGGCCAAGATCATGGCCGAGATCGGTATCGCCACCACCCCGGCAGGCCTTGCCGGCTATTATGGCGGGCTGCTCGATGGCATCGTCATCGATCGAGCGGATGCCGGAAGCGAAGCGGGATCGGCCGCGCTCCACGCCACCGACACGCTGATGCGCAACTCCGACGATCAGAAGCGGCTCGCCAGCGAGACGCTCGCCTTCGCGCGCAGCTTGCGCTGA
- the cofC gene encoding 2-phospho-L-lactate guanylyltransferase, which translates to MAEVLSKKERIALNFKFLYRTFLVGIQVFPPHLITVVSRSDAQLKAARIAGAHALPERGESLNDALLQGAQDAVARGATAILSLSSDLPYLEAADLRAMLEAPADVAIATDEAGLGTNALLLRPALAIPYRYGAGSLAAHRAAAEAAGLRVAVVERPGLARDVDIPADLDLLRIERPEFF; encoded by the coding sequence TTGGCCGAAGTACTCAGCAAGAAGGAAAGAATAGCCCTTAATTTCAAATTCTTGTACCGGACATTTCTGGTTGGAATACAGGTTTTCCCGCCCCATCTGATCACCGTCGTCAGCCGTTCCGACGCCCAGCTAAAGGCCGCGCGCATCGCCGGCGCACATGCCTTGCCGGAACGGGGCGAAAGCCTGAATGACGCACTGCTCCAGGGCGCGCAGGATGCCGTGGCGCGGGGTGCGACCGCCATATTATCGCTGAGCAGCGACCTGCCCTATCTGGAAGCCGCTGACCTGCGCGCCATGCTGGAAGCCCCAGCCGACGTAGCCATCGCCACCGACGAGGCGGGCCTTGGGACCAATGCGCTGCTGCTTCGTCCCGCCCTCGCCATTCCCTATCGCTATGGCGCAGGCAGTCTCGCCGCCCATCGCGCGGCGGCCGAGGCGGCTGGCCTCAGAGTCGCAGTGGTCGAACGTCCCGGGCTGGCCCGGGACGTCGACATACCGGCCGATCTTGATCTGCTGCGGATCGAGCGGCCGGAATTCTTCTAG
- a CDS encoding leucyl aminopeptidase, whose protein sequence is MRISFADSRPAHNHALAIVVAPATLSGAGLAALPEPAQALARAAAQANRFDGDKGAVVEFFGETDAANRRLLLVGIGAKQDFERAGAALAAKLLTSGESCVVVDISAVAGDKPAEAAAHLAFGAVLRSWRHDVYRTKLEAKQRPSLEQIVIVGGGADALRLWADREAVAEGVMFTRTLIAEPANILYPESFVERCRPLADLGVKIEVLDKEAMTRLGMGALLGVAQGSVREPRLLVMSWDGTGGSEPPIAFVGKGVTFDTGGISLKPPAGMEDMKWDMGGAGAVAGTMKALALRKAKAHVIGVCGLVENMPDGNAQRPGDVVTSMSGQTIEVINTDAEGRLVLCDALTWVQKTHSPRTIVDLATLTGAMIISLGFEYGGMFANDDELAQQLSSAGSDVGDKLWRMPLGDPYDKLIDSPIADMKNVGPREGGSITAAQFLKRYIDDGVRWAHLDIAGMVWASKPGATWDKGATGYGVRLLDRFVEQYVEKK, encoded by the coding sequence ATGCGGATCAGCTTCGCCGACAGTCGGCCGGCCCATAACCACGCCCTCGCCATCGTCGTCGCACCCGCGACGCTGAGTGGTGCCGGCCTTGCCGCGCTGCCCGAGCCGGCGCAGGCGCTGGCCCGCGCCGCCGCACAGGCCAACCGCTTCGATGGCGATAAAGGCGCGGTGGTCGAGTTCTTCGGAGAGACCGACGCGGCCAACCGCCGGCTGCTGCTTGTCGGCATCGGTGCCAAACAGGATTTCGAACGCGCGGGCGCCGCGCTTGCCGCGAAGCTGCTCACCTCCGGCGAAAGCTGCGTCGTCGTCGACATCAGCGCGGTGGCGGGCGACAAGCCGGCCGAGGCGGCGGCGCATCTCGCCTTTGGCGCGGTGCTGCGCAGCTGGCGCCATGACGTCTATCGCACCAAATTGGAAGCCAAGCAGCGCCCGTCGCTGGAGCAGATAGTGATCGTCGGCGGCGGCGCGGACGCTCTGCGCCTGTGGGCCGACCGCGAGGCGGTGGCGGAAGGGGTGATGTTCACCCGCACGCTGATCGCGGAGCCGGCGAACATCCTTTATCCCGAAAGCTTCGTGGAGCGCTGCCGGCCACTCGCCGACCTCGGCGTGAAGATCGAGGTGCTCGACAAGGAGGCGATGACCAGGCTCGGCATGGGTGCGCTGCTCGGTGTGGCCCAGGGGTCGGTGCGCGAGCCGCGCCTGCTGGTGATGAGCTGGGATGGCACCGGCGGTTCGGAACCTCCCATCGCCTTCGTCGGCAAGGGAGTCACCTTCGACACCGGCGGCATCTCGCTCAAGCCCCCGGCGGGCATGGAGGACATGAAGTGGGACATGGGCGGCGCCGGTGCCGTGGCGGGCACGATGAAGGCGCTCGCGCTGCGCAAGGCCAAGGCGCATGTCATCGGCGTCTGCGGCCTGGTCGAGAACATGCCCGACGGCAATGCCCAGCGGCCGGGCGACGTCGTCACCTCGATGTCGGGCCAGACGATCGAGGTGATCAATACCGATGCCGAGGGGCGGCTCGTCCTCTGCGATGCCCTGACCTGGGTGCAGAAGACCCACTCGCCCAGGACGATCGTCGATCTCGCCACCCTGACCGGCGCGATGATCATCTCGCTCGGCTTCGAATATGGCGGCATGTTCGCCAATGACGACGAACTGGCGCAGCAACTGAGCAGCGCGGGGAGCGATGTTGGCGACAAGCTGTGGCGGATGCCGCTCGGCGATCCCTATGACAAGCTGATCGACTCGCCGATCGCGGACATGAAGAATGTCGGTCCGCGCGAAGGTGGCTCGATCACCGCCGCGCAGTTCCTCAAGCGCTATATCGACGATGGGGTGCGCTGGGCGCATCTCGATATCGCCGGCATGGTCTGGGCGTCGAAGCCCGGAGCCACCTGGGACAAGGGGGCGACCGGCTACGGCGTCCGCCTGCTCGACCGCTTCGTCGAGCAATATGTCGAGAAGAAATAG
- a CDS encoding LPS-assembly protein LptD, which yields MKKPIHFLLAATLPWLCAGPLLAQSLMTPPAGPPLQGDAPTPSDEEEVTFAADTLAYDNDAEIVTATGNVRMMRRGDRLRADKVEWNQKSGVVRAQGNVAVVNSANDTLYGDSVELTDTLKDGVIENLLLVLNDGGRLAAVHGVRRNEVSTLDKAVYTPCAVVDSKGCPKEPIWKISAVRVVHDPNKHRISYDGARISFLGAPILWLPGLSHPDGSGGGGSGLLLPNIQYSRTNGAEIALPYYFQLAPNRDLTITPHLYTKVLPAIEAEYRALTDHGAWQATGMLTYSSRFSATAGPLPANANRDIRGYLDANGQFQYGPYWTLSGSLRATTDRTFMRRYDISRDDRLRNQIQAERITDNSYLSIKGWAVQTLRTNDRQGQQPIALPLVDYRLRLTDPLVGGTVTVQANTLALTRTSGQDTQRAFAGLQWDLRRYTPLGQEVTFTAYGRGDVYHSDQVGSTATVIYRGNKGWTGRGIAAFAADVKWPFVGTFFTGSQRITPRLQIVASPKIRNLDIPNEDARSIDLEDSNLFALNRFSGYDRWEDGSRVTYGAEWAVDLPGISFNTVIGQSYRLSNKPSLLPVGTGLSDRLSDIVGRTTFKYGRFLEVTHRFRLDKDNFAIRRNEIDATIGTRKTYALLGYLKLNRDIAPTIEDLRDREEVRVGGRIQIARYWSVFGSTVIDLTSRREDPLTLSDGYQPIRHRLGILYDDDCIELGVTWRREYDAIGDARRGNTFLLRLALKNLGR from the coding sequence GTGAAGAAACCGATCCATTTCCTGCTGGCGGCGACGCTTCCCTGGCTGTGTGCCGGGCCGCTGCTCGCCCAGAGCCTGATGACCCCTCCGGCCGGCCCGCCGCTCCAGGGTGACGCCCCCACGCCCTCGGACGAGGAAGAGGTGACTTTCGCCGCCGACACGCTCGCCTATGACAATGATGCGGAGATCGTCACAGCGACAGGCAATGTCCGGATGATGCGAAGAGGCGACCGACTCCGCGCCGACAAGGTCGAATGGAATCAGAAGAGCGGGGTCGTCCGCGCCCAGGGCAACGTCGCCGTGGTGAACTCGGCGAACGACACGCTCTATGGCGACTCGGTCGAACTGACCGACACGCTGAAGGACGGGGTGATCGAGAATCTCCTGCTCGTCCTCAACGACGGCGGCCGTCTCGCCGCGGTCCATGGGGTTCGCCGCAACGAGGTGTCGACGCTCGACAAGGCAGTCTACACGCCCTGCGCGGTGGTCGACAGCAAGGGCTGCCCAAAGGAGCCGATCTGGAAGATCAGCGCCGTCCGCGTCGTCCACGATCCGAACAAGCACCGGATCAGCTATGACGGCGCCAGGATCAGCTTTCTCGGCGCGCCTATCCTGTGGCTGCCCGGCCTGTCGCATCCCGACGGCAGCGGCGGGGGCGGATCGGGCCTGTTATTGCCCAATATCCAGTATAGCCGCACCAACGGCGCCGAAATCGCGCTGCCCTATTATTTCCAGCTGGCGCCCAACCGCGACCTGACGATCACGCCGCACCTCTACACCAAGGTGCTGCCGGCGATCGAAGCCGAATATCGCGCGCTCACCGATCACGGCGCCTGGCAGGCGACGGGCATGCTGACCTACAGTTCGCGCTTCTCCGCCACGGCGGGGCCGCTTCCGGCGAATGCCAACCGCGACATACGCGGCTACCTCGACGCGAATGGCCAGTTCCAGTACGGGCCATACTGGACCTTGTCCGGTTCGTTGCGCGCGACGACCGACCGCACCTTCATGCGCCGCTACGACATTTCCCGTGATGATCGGCTGCGTAACCAGATCCAGGCCGAACGGATCACCGACAACAGCTATCTGTCGATCAAGGGCTGGGCGGTGCAGACGCTGCGCACCAATGATCGCCAGGGCCAGCAACCGATCGCGCTGCCGCTGGTCGACTATCGGCTGCGGCTCACCGATCCGCTGGTCGGCGGCACCGTGACCGTCCAGGCCAACACGCTGGCGCTGACCCGGACCAGCGGCCAGGACACCCAGCGCGCCTTTGCGGGCCTGCAATGGGATCTGCGCCGCTACACGCCGCTGGGCCAGGAGGTCACTTTCACCGCCTATGGCCGCGGCGATGTCTACCATAGCGATCAGGTCGGCAGCACCGCGACGGTCATCTATCGCGGCAACAAGGGCTGGACGGGGCGCGGCATCGCGGCCTTCGCGGCCGACGTCAAATGGCCCTTCGTCGGGACCTTCTTCACCGGCTCGCAACGCATCACGCCCCGCCTGCAGATCGTCGCCAGCCCCAAGATCCGCAATCTCGACATACCCAATGAAGATGCCCGGTCGATCGACCTGGAGGACTCGAACCTGTTCGCGCTCAACCGCTTCTCCGGCTACGATCGCTGGGAAGATGGCAGCCGCGTCACCTATGGCGCCGAATGGGCGGTCGACCTGCCCGGCATCTCCTTCAACACGGTGATCGGCCAGAGCTATCGCCTGTCGAACAAGCCCAGCCTGCTGCCGGTCGGCACCGGCCTTTCGGACCGGCTGTCGGATATCGTAGGGCGCACCACCTTCAAATATGGCCGCTTCCTGGAGGTCACGCACCGCTTCCGGCTCGACAAGGACAATTTCGCCATCCGCCGCAACGAGATCGATGCGACGATCGGCACACGCAAGACCTACGCGCTGCTCGGCTATCTGAAGCTCAACCGCGATATCGCGCCGACGATCGAAGATCTGCGAGACCGTGAAGAGGTTCGCGTCGGCGGCCGCATCCAGATCGCGCGCTACTGGTCGGTATTCGGATCGACCGTGATCGACCTGACGAGCCGCAGGGAGGATCCGCTTACCCTGTCGGACGGCTATCAGCCGATTCGACACCGGCTCGGCATCCTCTATGACGATGATTGTATCGAGCTTGGCGTGACGTGGCGGCGCGAATATGACGCTATCGGGGACGCCCGCCGGGGCAACACCTTCCTGTTACGGCTGGCGCTCAAGAATTTGGGCCGCTAA
- a CDS encoding peptidylprolyl isomerase codes for MTAMATAITIAAPLASQTVGDQEEDVAGSLNIPKDITVFGNRDPNIRTATAIVNGTIITQTDIDQRLALVVAANGGRVPEEELERLRLQVLRNLIDETLQIQEAAAQKVEVTREEVQQTYDRVASNFRKSPKDFAQFLREKGSSEASIKRQIEGEAAWRRVLSRRVEPFVAVSDEEVNAIIARLQASKGANEYHVGEIFLSATPETMASANENANRIIDQIRKGASFAAYARQFSEASTAAVGGDLGWVRAEQLPEQLSAVITTLSSGQISAPIAVPGGFSIVALIDKRQVLGVDPRDATLLLKQLTISFAPGTTQAQATPKVQVFANALKELRGCGNANEVAAKIGADVVNNDQMRIRDLPPQLQDVMINMQVGESTPPFGSLRDGVRALVLCGRDDPAPAAGPSFDQIQSQIEQERVNRRAQRYLRDLRRDAVIEYR; via the coding sequence ATGACGGCCATGGCCACCGCGATCACGATCGCGGCGCCGCTGGCTTCCCAGACGGTGGGGGACCAGGAGGAGGATGTCGCCGGCAGCCTCAACATCCCCAAGGACATCACCGTCTTCGGCAATCGCGATCCGAACATCCGGACCGCCACCGCGATCGTCAACGGCACGATCATCACCCAGACCGACATCGACCAGCGCCTGGCACTTGTCGTAGCCGCCAATGGCGGTCGCGTTCCTGAGGAGGAGCTTGAGCGGCTGCGCCTGCAGGTTCTCCGCAACCTCATCGACGAAACGCTCCAGATTCAGGAAGCGGCGGCCCAGAAGGTCGAGGTGACGAGGGAAGAGGTCCAGCAGACCTATGACCGGGTCGCGTCCAACTTCCGCAAGTCACCGAAGGACTTCGCCCAGTTCCTGCGCGAGAAGGGATCGTCCGAGGCGTCGATCAAGCGGCAGATCGAGGGCGAGGCCGCATGGCGCCGGGTGCTCAGCCGCCGGGTCGAGCCGTTCGTCGCGGTCAGCGACGAAGAGGTCAACGCGATCATCGCCCGGCTCCAGGCGTCCAAGGGCGCCAACGAATATCATGTCGGCGAGATATTCCTCTCCGCGACGCCGGAGACGATGGCCTCGGCCAATGAGAATGCCAACCGGATCATTGACCAGATTCGCAAGGGTGCCTCCTTCGCCGCCTATGCGCGCCAGTTCTCCGAAGCCTCGACCGCGGCGGTCGGCGGCGATCTGGGCTGGGTCCGCGCCGAGCAGCTGCCCGAGCAGCTTTCCGCCGTCATCACCACCCTCTCGTCCGGCCAGATCAGCGCGCCGATCGCGGTGCCGGGCGGCTTTTCGATCGTCGCCCTGATCGACAAGCGCCAGGTGCTCGGTGTCGATCCCCGCGACGCGACGCTGCTGCTGAAGCAGCTTACCATCAGCTTCGCGCCGGGCACGACCCAGGCGCAGGCGACGCCCAAGGTGCAGGTGTTCGCCAATGCGCTCAAGGAGTTGCGCGGCTGCGGAAACGCAAATGAAGTGGCAGCGAAGATCGGCGCCGATGTCGTCAACAACGATCAGATGCGGATTCGCGATCTGCCCCCGCAGCTTCAGGACGTGATGATCAACATGCAGGTCGGCGAGTCGACCCCGCCCTTCGGCTCGCTGCGCGACGGCGTCCGCGCCCTGGTGCTGTGCGGCCGCGACGATCCGGCGCCCGCCGCCGGCCCGTCCTTCGACCAGATCCAGTCGCAGATCGAGCAGGAGCGCGTGAACCGGCGCGCGCAGCGCTACCTGCGCGACCTTCGCCGCGACGCGGTGATCGAATATCGATGA
- the pdxA gene encoding 4-hydroxythreonine-4-phosphate dehydrogenase PdxA codes for MTVGPLAVALGDPAGIGPEIVAKAWDARRQHDLAPFFAVGDQRSIEAVWGGPIRQIASPDDTLACFDDALPLIQITDTGPIVPGEPDLAGARCALDSLELAAGLARSPMVGGLVTAPVAKAQLYAIGFAHPGQTEFVAERCGIAKANTVMMLAGPTLRAVPITTHIPLRSVVDHLSVELIVAKARATDRGLTRNFGIERPRLAIAGFNPHAGEQGAIGREEIELILPAIEILRAEGIDITGPLAADTMFHARARALYDCALCLYHDQALIPLKTLHFDEGVNMTLGLPIVRTAPDHGTAFSIAGQDMANPGAMIAAIAMAGEAARNRLVHA; via the coding sequence ATGACGGTCGGTCCGCTCGCCGTGGCGCTCGGCGATCCCGCCGGGATCGGTCCGGAGATCGTCGCCAAGGCGTGGGATGCGCGCCGGCAACATGACCTGGCTCCCTTCTTCGCGGTCGGCGACCAGCGCTCGATCGAGGCGGTGTGGGGCGGCCCGATCCGCCAGATCGCCAGCCCGGATGACACCCTGGCCTGCTTCGATGATGCGCTGCCGCTGATCCAGATCACCGACACCGGACCGATCGTGCCCGGAGAGCCCGATCTTGCCGGCGCGCGCTGCGCCCTCGATTCGCTGGAGCTGGCGGCGGGGCTCGCGCGGTCCCCGATGGTGGGCGGCCTCGTCACCGCACCCGTGGCCAAGGCCCAGCTCTACGCGATCGGCTTCGCCCATCCTGGCCAGACCGAGTTCGTTGCCGAACGCTGCGGCATCGCCAAGGCGAACACGGTGATGATGCTGGCCGGCCCGACGTTGCGCGCGGTTCCGATCACCACCCACATCCCGCTCCGTTCGGTGGTCGACCATCTCTCGGTCGAGCTGATCGTCGCCAAGGCCCGCGCCACCGACCGTGGGCTGACCCGCAATTTCGGTATCGAGCGCCCCCGCCTGGCCATTGCCGGCTTCAATCCGCATGCCGGAGAACAGGGAGCCATCGGCCGCGAGGAGATCGAGCTGATCCTCCCCGCGATCGAGATACTGCGCGCCGAGGGGATCGACATCACCGGCCCACTCGCCGCCGACACCATGTTCCACGCCCGCGCCCGTGCGCTCTATGATTGCGCGCTGTGCCTCTATCACGATCAGGCGCTGATCCCGCTGAAGACGCTCCATTTCGACGAGGGCGTGAACATGACGCTCGGCCTGCCGATCGTCCGTACCGCGCCTGATCATGGCACCGCCTTCTCGATCGCCGGGCAGGACATGGCCAATCCCGGCGCGATGATAGCCGCCATCGCGATGGCGGGAGAGGCCGCCCGGAACCGCCTCGTCCACGCATGA
- the rsmA gene encoding 16S rRNA (adenine(1518)-N(6)/adenine(1519)-N(6))-dimethyltransferase RsmA encodes MTRHLPDLPPLRDVIARHGLSANKALGQNFLLDGQLLDRIARIPGDLAGATVYEVGPGPGGLTRALLGAGASVVAVERDDRCLAALDELNQASGGRLRVISADAMRIDERAEAGDGAHIASNLPYNVGTALFVRWMTLDTWPPWWRSLTLMFQKEVAERIVAKPGGSAYGRLAVLAQWRARPAIAMNVHRSAFVPPPKVMSAVVHVVPAEQPEGVSVGTIEMLTAAAFGQRRKMLRQSLKGVKGAIEALAEVGIDSERRAETVTVEEYVALGRALEAGRS; translated from the coding sequence ATGACGCGTCATTTGCCGGACCTGCCGCCGCTGCGCGACGTGATCGCGCGTCACGGCCTCAGCGCAAACAAGGCGCTGGGCCAGAATTTCCTGCTCGATGGCCAACTGCTCGACCGGATCGCCCGCATTCCCGGCGATCTTGCCGGTGCCACGGTCTATGAGGTGGGGCCCGGTCCCGGCGGCCTGACCCGCGCGCTGCTCGGCGCCGGCGCCTCGGTGGTCGCGGTCGAACGCGACGACCGCTGCCTGGCGGCGCTCGATGAGCTGAACCAGGCCTCCGGAGGCCGGCTGCGCGTGATATCCGCCGATGCAATGCGGATCGACGAGCGTGCGGAAGCGGGTGACGGCGCGCATATCGCGTCCAACCTGCCCTATAATGTCGGCACGGCATTGTTCGTCCGCTGGATGACACTCGATACCTGGCCGCCCTGGTGGCGGTCGCTGACGCTGATGTTCCAGAAGGAGGTCGCCGAACGTATCGTCGCGAAGCCCGGCGGGTCGGCTTATGGGCGTCTCGCCGTGCTCGCCCAGTGGCGAGCCAGGCCGGCGATCGCGATGAACGTCCACCGCTCGGCCTTCGTGCCGCCGCCCAAGGTGATGTCGGCGGTGGTCCATGTCGTGCCGGCCGAACAGCCCGAGGGGGTATCGGTCGGCACGATCGAGATGCTCACCGCCGCCGCCTTCGGCCAGCGGCGGAAGATGCTGCGACAGAGCCTCAAGGGCGTGAAGGGCGCGATCGAGGCCTTGGCGGAGGTCGGGATCGACTCCGAGCGCCGCGCCGAGACGGTGACGGTGGAGGAATATGTGGCTTTGGGGAGGGCGCTGGAGGCTGGGCGCTCCTAG
- a CDS encoding RsmB/NOP family class I SAM-dependent RNA methyltransferase: MTPGARAQAAIELLDEIIAAARAGGAAADTLIARYFKTRRYAGSKDRRAIRDLVYRAIRRAGDPPADGRAALVGLAREDDALAAAFDGSPHTPAPIVPDEPGTPPGVLPGWLAERIDPAEHAALLERASLDVRVNRSRADRDAVAAMLADAVPTRFAPQGLRLPEGTPVEAGDAWTQGLIEIQDQGSQLIALAAQARPEMTVLDLCAGAGGKTLALADDMGGQGRLIASDSNRARLSRLSPRAERSGFGAIETRLLDPGREAEALADLREGCDVVLIDAPCSGTGTWRRNPEARWRLTPARLAQLTGLQAHLLDIAAPLVKPGGALVYAVCSLLDEEGADQLAALLGRNDRFHAADLPFRAGRARGAGRLLSPKYDGTDGFFVARLVRA; encoded by the coding sequence ATGACGCCCGGCGCCCGCGCCCAGGCGGCGATCGAGCTGCTCGATGAGATCATCGCCGCAGCGCGCGCCGGCGGAGCGGCGGCGGACACGCTGATCGCCCGTTATTTCAAGACGCGGCGCTATGCCGGCTCGAAGGATCGCCGTGCGATCCGCGACCTCGTCTATCGTGCGATCCGCCGGGCGGGGGATCCGCCCGCCGATGGCCGCGCGGCGCTGGTCGGGCTCGCCCGCGAGGATGACGCGCTCGCCGCCGCCTTCGACGGATCGCCCCATACTCCCGCGCCGATCGTGCCCGATGAGCCCGGAACGCCGCCGGGGGTACTGCCGGGCTGGCTGGCGGAACGGATCGATCCGGCCGAGCATGCCGCCCTGCTCGAACGGGCATCGCTCGATGTCCGGGTCAACCGCAGCCGCGCCGATCGCGACGCCGTGGCGGCGATGCTGGCCGATGCGGTGCCGACGCGCTTCGCGCCGCAGGGCCTGCGCCTGCCCGAGGGCACGCCGGTCGAGGCGGGCGACGCCTGGACGCAGGGGCTGATCGAGATACAAGACCAGGGCAGCCAGTTGATCGCGCTCGCCGCCCAGGCGAGGCCGGAAATGACGGTGCTCGACCTGTGCGCCGGGGCTGGCGGCAAGACCCTTGCGCTGGCCGACGACATGGGCGGGCAGGGGCGCTTGATCGCCAGCGACAGCAATCGTGCCCGTCTGTCGCGCCTATCACCGCGTGCCGAACGTTCGGGCTTCGGTGCGATCGAGACGCGGTTGCTCGATCCGGGCCGCGAGGCCGAGGCGCTCGCCGACCTGCGCGAGGGCTGCGACGTGGTGTTGATCGACGCGCCCTGTTCGGGCACCGGCACCTGGCGGCGCAATCCCGAGGCGCGCTGGCGGCTTACCCCGGCGCGGCTCGCCCAGCTGACCGGGTTGCAGGCGCACCTGCTCGACATCGCGGCGCCGCTGGTGAAGCCGGGCGGCGCACTGGTCTATGCCGTCTGCTCGCTGCTGGACGAGGAGGGGGCCGATCAGCTGGCCGCCCTGCTGGGCCGTAACGACCGCTTTCACGCCGCCGATCTGCCCTTCCGCGCCGGCCGGGCGCGCGGAGCGGGGCGGCTTTTGAGCCCTAAGTATGACGGTACGGACGGCTTTTTCGTCGCCAGGCTGGTCCGCGCATGA